GTGAGGTTGTGCATAAGGGCTGGATACTTCATGCCATGCTCTCGTGATGCTGCTGCAATTCGTGTGATCCAAAGCTAaagtgataaaaacacacaacaaatgtaATTAATGAAACTGATTGCCATTTCACCATGAAATCCACTCCCCCACCATACAgagtttataaataaaatattccaGCTTTCTGCAATAAGGGTTTGAAGGACCACTTCATTGAAGTAAGCTTCAACACAAATTGAAGCTTTGATGTCTAACCTGTATTATCTGTAACCCCTTAAAAAGAGCtactgtttgtgtctgttcaaTTGACATAGAACATTTGTCTGGACAAGATTAGGGAGCCGTTAATCAATAGTGAATAAATCCTTCCTCAATAATGTCATTTAAACCATCCTGGGATTCAAACGATGTGAAAATAatcccaaaaaaaatcacagtaaaatataaaataattagaCAAAAAGAATACAACTTCAAGCTTAAATGCTAAAATTAAAGCATTTTTCCCCTGAAGTGTCCATTCAATAATCTCGCAATATTGTAATCtttgatagttttttttgttgcattagtTATTTATTCATATGAAGCCAGTGCTCCCTAAAAGTGTCTCATACTGTCCATATGATTGATTAtcattaaacaaatcaaaataaatcttattgaTCAGTTTGATTACGTGGTAGTTTACAtggctgtcaaaaaaaaaatcctttatcaGTAAAACAAGTTTATTATCCCAAGAGGGTCAAATGATCCTCAATCATCCACACTGTCAATGCCATTTGAAGCATGTAGTTCAATCCTGTGTACCACACATGTTTGTCATATCAGTTAATAGTGAGATTTTTATGTCTTACCGTTCTCATGTTCCGTTTCTTAAGCTTACGAGATTTGGTTGCGTACACTAAAGCTCTTCTCACCGCCCGCACAGCCAGACTGTAGCATCTGTTCTTTCTGCCTCTGAAGTGCTGTAAGGAGGAACCAACAGGAAGGATGACTTCAACACAATGACCACCACTGCTTGCTGTTAATATTAAGAGTATGACGGGTTAAGATGTCATCTCCAGggttaacaaaacaaatgcccTAGATGATGTTAGCTGCACGATCACACACCCTACAAAATGATCATCAACATTTAGCCCCTTCCTTTGCAGGAACTAGTCGTGGCTATTTACCCGAGCATGTTTGAGAACTTCTTGGACTTTCCAGTATCTGTCGGGTCCACGGCTTCTGATCCAACAAGACAGCGACAGAAAAACCATGGCTGCTCCTTCAGTCTCTAGGAAAAAACGACGAAATACTGCATTAAGCGACCTCACACCAGAAGAAACTCGATGTTATGAGAGTACAAATCCACACGCCGTACCACGACTGACACAGGCACATGGGGGGGTTCGTTCGATTTAGAAACCCGGACAATCTGTGTGCACCGGGCTTCCGCTCCGCTCGAGTCggctgacattaaaaaaaagccattatACCAGCAGTAACACGATGTCAgatacacacattcactcattgGAGCTAAATATTACTGCAGAGGTAGCAGAAATAGAGAGTAACACCATTCTTTGTTGTGCGTTTTCCACAGCCGGCAGACGTCGTTCATTAAAACATTCGCCCCCCCTCCCAAACAGATCAGTGACGCAGTGAGTGTGGTGGCTGCTGGGATAGCAGGCACTGGAGGTCAGAGAAACTCCAAAATGTCGGTAGCTGGCCTGACGTCCTTGAGTCGCTGTGGTGTTTTGGCTTTCCGCTCCCCCGCTGGACTGACGGTACGTTGACAGTCAGAATAATCAAACCTGCGTCATTAACCTTTATGTTAAGTACAGTTTCTATCAGTCGCTGCCCGTGGTGGAGGGCTGGTGATCTGAAGTCCTTGTTACGTAGTTCCGCTCCTGGCTAGTAAATAGCTTAGCTCTAGATGTGAACTTCAGTCAAACTCACTTAACTTAACCATGCATTGTCAAACAGCGAATGTGTACATATCCAGATGCCGAAGGAGGTTaaagaaacatgtaaacatacatTACCTTATAGCAATGCACAAGAGAGCGTTCATGGCATTCAAGCTAAAAACAAACCAGGCCAGGCAAAATGTTGAATGAACAACCTGAtcgtgtgtaaaaaaaaaagtaatgccaTCACTGCGGTGTTTCACAGGGGTTTACATGAGGCGATGAatgatgttttgcttttttttttaagaaggcATAACTCTTTTGTTTGAAGAACTAATAGAACTTTTAAAAAGCTCTGCAGTTTTACAGTGATTCATGTTGTTTGAATGATCAATAACGTAATGATAATCAGAAATAGATTCTATTTAATCTCAAGAGTATTAAGGGAGGCTGCTCGTATAAATGATTGATTCAAAGTGAAaggatgttttcttatttgagtTTACCCTGCTTTCTTCTTCCTAACACTGTGTGTAATGAAAACAGTATGTTGTCAGAGTGATAAAGAAATGTCTTCCCATTTCTCTGCTGTCAGGGGGTGCGGTATgtccaaacagcagcagctcctgcagtgGAACCGAGAATAAAGAAGTTCCAGGTGTACAGATGGGACCCAGACACGGCAGGGGACAAACCCCGAATGCAGACCTACGAGATTGACCTCAACACGTAGGTGTCACAGTTTTCCCCTCATCCACGAGGAGGCCCAGCATGTGGTGCAGTTCAATAATCAGAGTTCTTACTGTATAAATATTGATGGTATGAATTATGTGTTTGAATTATGCGCTGATATTAAAAACACCATGATTGAGCTGAAGCTGAATCTGTGGTTTTCTATTTTGAGTCATCTTGCAGTTCATGGTCACTTGTTTTATGAAAAGAGAACTTTATCTTGCATTCAGCCAGACACATTGATTATCTGTGGGCATTGTTAATTGAAATTCGATTGTAGCTGGAAGAAGTGCAGCGAAGAGGACTTTTCAAGCGGAACATTAAAATTCCCTCAAATCCCTGCcgatttttttatataatgtaCACAGAGAATATCGCTACTTTAATTGCATTGCTGTAAGTGGATCATGTTCACTTGAACTGGTGAAGTTAATGCTCAGTACAATTCATTTATATCAAagatgacattttaatatttatattcaaAATCCTGTTACAACACCTGTCAGGATTACCTTTGCACAAGTTGATCAGATATGTCTCCTTTTAAACTTCATGTCTTCACATTCTTGTCCCGCTTGCTCAATTTATTTCACAGTTGCGGCCCGATGGTTCTTGATGCcctgatcaaaataaaaaatgaaatggacTCCACTCTGACCTTTCGCCGCTCTTGCAGAGAAGGTCAGTAACACGGAGGCCAGAGTGTGATACCAGGAAAGTCGTTATTCATTGATTTGAATCcacactaattaaaaaaaaaaaatgcattaaccttaagatgataaaataataatgaaatgagGAAAATCATGATTCTGTGAAATGAGTGGTGGTAAAGATTAAATCCAACCTGAAAAGTTTCAAATGACTCAGTTGTGAAGTTTGCTTTGTAGATATGCCTAGCATAcgaaacacacaaagacttaTAATGCTGCTCAAGACATAACAAAATAAGGACTCTGTtactctttttgtgtgtgttttccaaacAAAATAACTTTCTTTACCTTGTTTTAGTAATTCCATCcaaaacttgtattttttttgtttgtaggtATCTGTGGATCCTGTGCAATGAACATTAATGGAGGAAACACACTCGCCTGTCTCAACAAGATCGACACCAACATTAGCAAGCCAACGAAGATTTACCCTCTGCCACACATGTATGTGGTCAAAGACCTTGTACCTGTGAGTATATACCCATCACACCCTGAACAAGCCTGCCTCCAGCAGATAACATTAATAACAACAATTTAGTGTGTCAGAACAAATACTGTACACGTGTTAATGGGGGCTGTTAAGATTGATCTAACaatttcatcctgttttgatgCAAAGTGTCAAAGATAAAATCACACATTCAATTTACCTGCCAAATGTGAGCTATGACCTAACATTATGATATCAGGTCAACACATCACACAACTTTCCACTTCATCTTTGGCTATTTTTGAACCAAGTACCCTTTAATCAAGTTGCATTCTTATGCTTGTATGCCAACTGGATCCTTGATTGTACGACTGTATGTTACAGGACATGAGTAACTTCTACGCACAGTACAAGTCTATTGAACCCTACTTGAAGAAGAAGGATGAGTCCAGGGAAGGAAAGGAGCAGTACCTGCAGACTGTGGAGGACAGACAAAAACTGGTACAccacagcttttattttggtaataCACTGAAGTTTTAAAAGCACTAAGTGAACATGAAATAAGTCTCCTTTTTTGCTTATCTCATGTGTAGGATGGGCTGTATGAATGCATCCTGTGCGCCTGCTGCAGCACAAGCTGCCCCAGCTACTGGTGGAATGGAGACAAATATCTCGGGCCTGCTGTGCTgatgcaggtgtgtgttagttagAGCACTTCAACTTTTAGCAATCACTGAGTAAATCTGCATACAAAGTCAATGAGCtactttgtgtttcctctcaggCATACCGCTGGATGATTGACTCAAGAGATGAGTTTACAGAAGAGCGTCTGTCCAAGCTACAGGATCCTTTCTCCCTCTACCGCTGCCACACTATAATGAACTGCACCAAGACTTGCCCCAAGGTAACATTTTGGCATACAACTGCAGCCACACAACCAACGCGTCTGTATCTTCATTCTTGTGCATGAAGATTTCTCACAACGATTCTAACAGATCTTTTTCTTGTCTATCTCTCAGGGTCTGAACCCAGGCAAAGCGATAGCAGAGATCAAGAAAATGATGGCCACGTACAAGGAGAAGAAGGTCGCTGCCATCTGAATCCCTGTCGTCCACTTCTACAACTTTTCCATCCATGACAAATTATATATTGATGAAACATTGCTTATGATGGTCTAATTGACCAGTACACCTtagaccaccaccaccaccacacacgtattaatgtgtgtgtgtgtgtgtgcgtggttgGGGGACTTGGTGTTATACAAACGCACATTATAAAGTATGAAtgcaggagagtgtgtgtgtctgagtctgaCATTTACCATAAGAGAGGTATTTATCTCCAACtccactgtgtgtctgtttgtgcaaTAGGGAGACTTGATGCTGCATATGCAAGTAAAAACaaggtgttttcatgtgtgttaCTTTTGTTACTTTTCAAAGTAGCCGCCAGTTCTTGGACATAAAGTTTATATTTTTCCTCAGATTTTTCATCAAGCCAACAACAGACTGTttgaatgcaaaaataaatagtcaTAATGCTTACAACTGTCTTCATTGGTTATTATTTGCTGTCCCTCAGTGCTGCTTAAGATATACACCTGctttaaatcacatttataGTCGATAACTTCAGGTGTGTgagttttggtggtgaaatttgaaagttggagaagtgaaaaatGTTATgctattttctgaactgaatacacaaactttattcaaatgaaaaaatgggtccctggaacactttTTAGAGCTTAAATGCTACCAGGAGAGCTACGGTTTCACCTATCATTttctcttcaaacagtgttacagggacctcattttcctctgaggacagtttgtgtgtagAGTTATGGGCATATACCACAGAAtttgtacacttctccaactttcaaatttctctactaaaactacatagtgcaccttcaAGTGTCCTCTAGATGACACTGTGGTGCAGAGCCTCAGCTCCCAGTGAGCTCAGCCATCAGGTTTCATCACTGTGTCTCTGGGTTCTTTTACACAAAGGCATTGTTTCTGTAACTCCTATAGTATCTAATCGaattgtgatttgtttttaattttaaaagaaaatccatctACAGTTACTGGTTAACAACAGATGTGTTGATTGTTGTTGTGTGATTTCTGGAATTTGCTAATCTGACAACATCTGTCCTCTATAACTACATGACTGGACTTGAGAGAGgtcatttgatttgatgatCTGCGCTGCTGTTTTCATTGTGACATTGTTTGAGTCTAAAGACTTTAACACAAATAAACCAAATTTCGACATTCATAAATATATGCTATGGTATTTAGAATAACAATAACCGCTCATACACTGATTTtggtcatttaaagaaaataatggtTCCTTTTGTTTAACAATGTACCTTAGTGTTTTATAACTAGAATATTTATTTAGTTGGTGTTATTAGGAGTTAAAATTAAACACCTTGAACAAGAGAACATActttataaaaatgattttgctGGTAAGATTGAACACATTACAAGtcatcaacacaaaacaaaaccttgTAATGAAATACGTGAAATAGAAAAGTAAACAATGGTTAGcaatgactttaaaataaacagtttattGTAGGCTACATAGGCCTACTTGTGTAATTTGCTGCAGATGTGCATGACATGATGTAGCTAAATATTAGAGAAGTTATGATAGGAGAGGCCATAGTGTTTGAATGACTGTTCTTCAAACTTTTACAGTGATAAATTATTTCCaagtttgcttttatttatataaacaaCCAGAATGATCAGAGAAGACCCATTACTGTTTCAGGCACTAGGCTAACTTTATATTCATTGTCACATCTCCACTGTTTGGTTACCAAGCAAAGCTGATCGACGTGATTCGGTATCCAGTCCAGCACCCACCCACCATCAATAATCGGTAAGTTCATTGATGCTTTGGTGTGATATAGAGGGCCTAAGGACTGTGACTGTGAACGGGTTAGTCGTTGTTCTTGCAGCTGTCCCCCGGTGCTGCGACCGGGGGCTGGAGGAGGCTGGGACCGGGCGGGGAGGAGACTACAGATGTGGGCTGGTACAATGTGGCGCTGTGAGGTCCTGCACCACTCAGAGGACGCATGAGAGCTGAGGAAAGTCGGAGCAGACTGAATCAAAGTAAGGTAAGAAAAAAGTGTCGTGACGGGGTTTTAAGTGCTTTAGCTGAATCTGCTTTTTATGCATGCGTTTGCTCAGAAAGTGAAGAAGACTTAACAATGTGTGCTGGTGACtgtgggagggggggaaaaaatctaaaGATGTGAGGTGACTGTGCACTGTTTGCATGCAGAGTTGCCCCCTTTGTCTTAATCTTTAAACCACCCCAAGAGTTTTATCATTCTGCTGAATGTAGACCGAATAATTGTGGACAATTTGCTTTTATGCTAATGGCTGTTTAGAGCTGACATGTGGTGTAGTGTTTTCactggagaggagaaggaggagggactTCAGAGCTCAGTCTGCAGTAATGACACTACAATGGAGAGAGGGTGCCAAGAGggaaaaccacacacacacacacacacacacacacacacacacacacacacacacacacacacacacacacacacacacgcgcgcgcgcgcgcgcgcgcagtCTTCGCTTGCAGAGCAAGGGGGTCGATGAGGGCACATGGAAAGATGGTTTtgaattgttatttatttactcgtCACAgttgcatgaaaacaaaaggcAGAAAATAGATGACAGCAATGCATCTCTTGTTGCTGTCCTCAGAAACTCCTACAAAtgagtttgtgtatgtgtgtttttgtgtgtgggtggttGTGGGGAGAGGGGGTCTCTAGCTGGGAAGGAAAGGACTCAATTGGGGAGAGGGGGGCTAATCTCTCCCAGATGTGTGCTGTGAAAACATATGGTTTCTGATAACCACTGTGATGCAGtggaagaatgtgtgtgtgtgtgtgtgtgtgtgtgtgtgtgtgtgtgtttgagtgttgtgcTGATACACAAGCTTACACACTCATCATCTACTGATTTATTGATACACAAGTATGTGTATAGCTTGTGCAAACATTGCTTCAATCACATGTTTTGTGTCCAGTACAGCCTTACAGAAATGGGATGCagtgactcaaacacacacacgcaaacagagacacacacacacacacacacacacacacacacacacacacacacacacacacacatgctgtcaaAAATTAACATACATTTGAATTGCTAAAATTCCAACAGAATAGGCTTTCACACACCTTTCCCACCTATAGACGTTTCCAGTAAGTGTACGGACCCAatgcctctgtgacattcatatCGAAGGACTGACGTCTCAGGGGCGTAAATAGCGTGATTTGAACAGGCAGTCTGAATAGGTCTTGTCAACAGGGGACACTTTTGAGGTCCGCTGTTGACTTAGAGGTCCACTTTTGGTAAAGGTGTAACAATACCTTAgtccacacgcacacacaacaaacacacatgatccCTCTTGGCAAACGTTATGAAAATTCATCATAGAGGTCATGACATGATTTTAGCATGATTTAGAGCTTTTCCAACACTTTAACAAATTCCCATTTTGACTCAGAGGTCCACTGTTGATGAATGTGTAACAATGCCTTAGTCCACTAGATTTAGAAGCACACAATCTTGTACCGTAAACATTTTTCCCACACTGAAGAGCTTCACAGTGAGGGTTGTAAAATTAGGCCAAATTCAATGCTccatgttgtgtgtatgaagCTGCCTACAATGGAGCTGCAGTGGAGGAGGAGCGTTCATACTTTCCACTAAGAAGAAAAGTAGTTAAGTCAGTGTAACAGGAAGCAAATGTCATGGATTTTACTGTATGGAACACTTCAGTTGTGTCTTCATGAGTTAGAGAAAGAAGTGTCCTGTTGTACCAGTCAGTGATGTCTTGATGCTGTCAGTGTTCATAGTTTCTGTCCACATGTCGTTTTCAGTCAACCCGCGAGGCTCTTTTGCTCCGTGGAgtgcagaagaaagaaaaaggggaacaaggaggagagaggagtgggtGGGGGTTCAAGGAAATGACCAATGCAGGCGACAGAGGGGAAATGAAGGatgtggagacagacagagagagagggagggagggacggaGCAAACTCATAGAGAGGGGTGGGGTTCAGGGGtcctctgtttcttttcctgGAATGCAGCCGCAagactgtctgctgctgctgctgcaaggaAAAGTAGGAAAACAGAGTTCTTAGGAAGACAGACATGCCACATTCTTGCTGTCAGAAAgcccccccttttcttcttcttgccaTGGCTGTTGTGGGGCCAGCaggaggatgagggggagggggagagatgaGAGAGCAGTGGGGGGTTTGAGAGGTGACAGAGGGcagggggaaagagaggagaagagagttCAGAAGACCAAAGGAACATCCAgcactaaactttttttttcatgttgctcTGTTTTAACTGTTGATGCTCTCTTTGCCCCCTTCCAGTTTCCAGTCTGTCTACCTCCCAATAGTGACCATGAGAGTCCTCCTACTAATCTGCATGCCAGGTAAACCCACCAAGTTCCTAAAAAACCTGGTTCCAAATATTGAATTTCTCTGTGGCATTTACATCATATTAAGCAAAAATTCCACCTTATAATGTCTTAAAGTTACTATTCCTAAAATGAACAAGATGCTGTGTCCTTTCACTATCCCAAATGATTCCCCCAAAAAAAGTGCAGTCAGGAGAGATCCATCATTGTATTCGAGCTAACAGTGCGTTTCAGGAGAATGTAGGTCAACTGTTATTGGGATTATTTTATTGACATTACATTATTTGTATAAACCTGTCtaaatataaagtaaataaaagattaCCTGGTCCGCTGCATTTAGTCACGTCATGCTAAAACCCTCATGTCTGAATTTTTtggaaccggcgaccctccagttacCAACCaaagtccttacagactgagctactgccgccccaagaTAAATACAGTTTGATGCTTCAACTGTTAGCCTCAATGGTCACAAAGTTTGGCTTTAAGAAATACTTAAAAAGGATCATGGCCCTCTTATTATATACTTATCtgataaatgtatgtttttatgttaagtacatttgagaagaaaaaaatggataaTTGGTTATTTTGCACATGTAGTATACAAGTAGTATATAATCTTTGGTGATCTATTATTAGTCACATGACTTATCAGTCTATTGCATGAAAGGACGTTTTCCAGACCCCAAGAACAAATGATGAATAAAAGAGAGGTTCCATGTTGttcattgtgttttaatttgattgtgTTGCATGAAGTTACCACTTTACACTTCCATGCAATGTTGACCATGGCAGAACTACTCCTAAATGTATTGAATTGATTAAAGGTGGAatgatttaaatgattaattcaGCATTTCATTTTTGAGAGGAAGTATCTGTCATTTCATTGTCTCACTATAAAACTCATGTTTGTCACATCTCACTGTTTTGATATTCTTAAGAAAACATGGTGGGGCAATGtttaaaactcaaacaaaatgaaatataaaatatattacaaAACAAGGagtaaaaaaatcatatttacgAAATCACCTAAAGAAATTACTAGttggttaaaatgtgtttgttttctgtgcatATTGTACTTTAATTAcagactttcttcttctgcattttattggtcaacacatttatttatcactttgttgttgtctgaaaTGTCAACAGTTCTGCTGCTCGCCCAGGCCCAGTACCAGGAACAGTTTCCTTTTTTGGGTGAGTTCATTTGGTTGAATATTGGCCTTGACTTTTTGAAGATTAACATCAGTTTAAAACAGCGCTGTCCCACATCTGTATCTGATTTCTCTAAGTTCCTCTGCTGTATAGCCTCGAGAAGTTCTCTCTCCTATTTCAATTATTTACCACCTGCAAAGAGGTTGTAATCACAGAGGTAATAACACCACTCTGCATGTTATTACTTGTAAACGTCTTTTACGTGATATCATGTATAATGGCTGCAAACAGCTTATTAGTTCATTTTTATCATGCAGGTGGTTCATTTTATATAAAGtaaggctttgtgtgtgtgtgtgtgtgtgtgtgtgtgtgtgtctgtgtgtttgcaatAATTGCTTTAACAATGATGACCtcatcacattttttatctctcttgatctttttatgacatcacagaggactATGGGCCGGATTATTTCCCAGGTAAAGCATTGTCATGTTCGTGGAAATAGTCCTTGATATTAATTCTATATCTgaaatggttttttttctcatgaatgtgactcctctctctctcttgttccaGATTCTGAAAATGCCGAATCTCTTCCTGGAACCTACCAGCAGCAGGTTCGACTGGAGCCAGTGGTGCGTCCAGAAAAATCAGGTATTTTAGCTGAATAGTACTCTATTCTGAGTAATGATATTTAAGAGTGGTTTATATGTT
The Labrus mixtus chromosome 7, fLabMix1.1, whole genome shotgun sequence DNA segment above includes these coding regions:
- the mrpl20 gene encoding 39S ribosomal protein L20, mitochondrial, producing the protein MVFLSLSCWIRSRGPDRYWKVQEVLKHARHFRGRKNRCYSLAVRAVRRALVYATKSRKLKKRNMRTLWITRIAAASREHGMKYPALMHNLTKSSVQLNRRVICDLAVTEPRSFLSLAKLARARQQEGFRAALGDGKEPSGVLSRVVLLQ
- the sdhb gene encoding succinate dehydrogenase [ubiquinone] iron-sulfur subunit, mitochondrial; translation: MSVAGLTSLSRCGVLAFRSPAGLTGVRYVQTAAAPAVEPRIKKFQVYRWDPDTAGDKPRMQTYEIDLNTCGPMVLDALIKIKNEMDSTLTFRRSCREGICGSCAMNINGGNTLACLNKIDTNISKPTKIYPLPHMYVVKDLVPDMSNFYAQYKSIEPYLKKKDESREGKEQYLQTVEDRQKLDGLYECILCACCSTSCPSYWWNGDKYLGPAVLMQAYRWMIDSRDEFTEERLSKLQDPFSLYRCHTIMNCTKTCPKGLNPGKAIAEIKKMMATYKEKKVAAI